A stretch of Chanodichthys erythropterus isolate Z2021 chromosome 20, ASM2448905v1, whole genome shotgun sequence DNA encodes these proteins:
- the ncoa6 gene encoding nuclear receptor coactivator 6 isoform X4, with protein MAHQHGLSDLSQDARSPRAASLTDHDSGVEDGDDGSRSPTTNSTIYVAFKGNMNDEDFQEKLDTILNRMPDMLILGTNKLEPKRVEPWNSVRVTFNIPREAAERLRLLAQNNQQQLRELGILSVQIEGEGAINVAVGQNRSQEVRVNGPLGAPGQMRMDVGFSMQQGQAGMRMNNPSVSMMPPGANMAPQGMVPNSGGQMQPRAPRPPSQTDPMDPMLALQQQQQQLQHTQVGHGPISNLGPQGHHIQAMQANRQLNPAALQQLQQQQQQHQQQQVQLAQLSGARGPFNPSNQMPVPPGWNQLPSGVLQPPPVQGPMGPGWRKAPPQPQMGQRQPSLASVQTPNHPPPPYPFGSQQAGQVFNTMTPLQMQQQQQQQTGANQFATPQPKGPQGAPGVVVSRAPPPLPPSSATQGNLAAKSPGSSSSPFQQGSPGTPPMMGQGQGQLGPRPTTPQGFPQGVGSPGRAVMGQQGNLQPGFMGIPQHGQVPQGGMGGMPKRMPMGFPNAPVNHNFAQGQVTTTGAGVQSSASAPNHMQSNPLQGAGMIQHTSMPAQPPGTTSGGSMGQPQQGLQTQMMGVPQTQHQTQVVVSSQSQMVQSQTGGQTVLSRPVNTGQRGMTPPKQMMPPQGQGIMQNQHSGGQGHQALLLQQQQQQQQQQQQQQQQQQQQQQQQQQQQQQQQQQQQNAMMEHIVASQIQSNKQAFGPKGQPGVMPGQMMRGPSPNIQSNLPQFQSQMGQQQMTPQQHQQQQQQLAHLQQQQQLQQQQLQQQQLQQQQLQLQHQQPQQSQMQQQQLQQQPQIQQQPHQQMVQQQSQQIPINGNPNQALGIHGPQMRLPGNHHLVQQQLQQKQQQQQVMLQQQQAGQQHQHQLGDSSGNADIGQQMVPDLQNQQQQQGMLGGPQHLQVGNGHFPGHPMSFNPQFAGQMPIGGPCGQAGGFPVNKDVTLTSPLLVNLLQSDISASQFGPGGKQGTGGVAANQAKPKKKKPPRKKKPKAGEGQQSADGLCSLDSVPHGMEEVEMQGLGSDQGTGLDSNAKHSEFANRPGLPGQSGDQRVLQQMPMQFMPPQQQQQMQQMQQQQQMQQQQQLQQQQQQMQQMQQQQMQQQQMQQQHQQIQQQQMQQQQMQGMQGPQGQAGTSQGNHHVQTQIHSQQSMQMQQQQQQPPQHLQQQQLQSQPQQQQQQTQQQQHQQQQQQMMMMLKMQQEAKNRMPLQQGGHIPKGLVNPNDPSQRMPVSQPGNMPVMIDLQGHGGVPPSPDKARGMPLMVNPSLAGPARRTPLSEVGQPTPPEETPGNHSLQDRGPLEIGQQSGNGNQPMIPNQGPNTHLMKSVPLSVPHQPGASPQQQSQQVAAMAGSHNIHFPSAPATSQSSRPKTPNRASPRPYHHPLTPTNRPPSTEPSEINLSPERLNASIAGLFPPKINIPLPPRQPNLNRGFDQQGLNPTTLKAIGQAPPSLATLPVNNNTSGNNNGPQSYPSGGGIVSSGGKQDKQTGVGQAKRASPSNSRRSSPASNKKAATPSPGRQKGAKTSLTSPPHHQQIMVSPQNIMVSPNSVLPATSASLPSAGSGESQQSLNSVQTLPGSADTVRDGHVLATQPEQHQPVQLREQSAPKMASPRVPSQEPKRQDPNNLVEQRAEDKQQPRTTPQHDLGSAASPAFRDAPTSLNQLLDNTGTPSLSMKSQNIPQVGGEPVQKLSPHAPLAQENQSNPVVSQSTNIGTSLSTSESDQKPKSASVSSPNFVPSSNANLQSVSAVSSVSSNQAVLLSLTSIPNPSVSTNHNLIPISNASQTVLQRPISSAATPQNQITVFVTSNPISSATNTASVVPPAIVSKVLAVPNKNIRSPDVRQQNPTQTRPQFITGPVYSIFQATSVPSSTNVMSQPVTMVGPIVSANIQLTPTSVSTTSHSAPASTPIPTNTTAVSIAATQQSRTVIGQLQVQVPASQASPVSVVPPSQQPSPGVPKQESVSDASGSKPSPVGQSSLHSGISSPFQQRLASPPACSSPGATAVARRSPLSSTTMLAKNSSVQTVVSKNTILTISSSSDNDKKERTPVTQIGKTTDVATTHASCVVTSETVSALQPSAPVTVPAAQIAQQSPLPPKVSSPEPVPSHSPVLTSTPTSNMPPPTSTSGMLHLSSPVTNSSPPSSSPAISVAASAAAAPGPSTTTSGSSTATSPQLSGEHQPSSLVETSVPDSAETKEAIVDASSISAHPEAAQEDQASCDQAGQGVTTAAEQGWAKKRKTPVNLAPRDTRATTEKAKGPSRRSSRTDKEPEEEASDNGQRKRAARPGSASSNIGKESNTGASPTQAKRRKSK; from the exons ATGGCGCATCAGCACGGCTTGTCTGACCTCTCCCAGGATGCTCGATCACCTCGAGCCGCCTCACTCACGGATCACGACTCCGGAGTGGAAGATGGAGACGATGGCTCCCGCAGCCCTACCACAAACTCCACAATCTATGTTGCTTTCAAAGGGAACATGAATGATGAGGACTTTCAGGAGAAGCTGGATACCATCTTAAACAGGATGCCTGATATGCTCATACTAG GTACTAACAAGCTTGAACCCAAGCGTGTGGAGCCGTGGAACAGCGTGCGTGTCACTTTCAACATCCCCAGAGAGGCAGCCGAGCGACTGCGCCTCCTGGCCCAAAACAACCAACAACAGCTGCGGGAACTGGGTATCCTCTCTGTGCAGATTGAAG GTGAAGGTGCCATCAACGTTGCGGTTGGACAGAACCGAAGTCAAGAAGTAAGGGTTAATGGTCCCCTTGGTGCACCTGGTCAGATGAGAATGGATGTTGGCTTCTCTATGCAGCAGGGCCAGG CTGGAATGCGAATGAATAACCCTTCGGTATCCATGATGCCCCCTGGGGCTAATATGGCACCACAGGGAATGGTACCAAATAGTGGTGGACAGATGCAGCCAAGAGCACCAAGACCACCTTCACAAACAG ACCCAATGGATCCCATGCTGGCCTTacagcaacagcaacaacaactcCAGCATACTCAAGTGGGACATGGTCCAATCAGCAACTTAGGCCCCCAGGGACATCACATACAAGCCATGCAGGCAAATCGACAGTTAAATCCAGCAGCCCTACAGCAACTtcagcaacaacaacagcagcaccAGCAACAGCAGGTTCAGCTGGCTCAACTAAGTGGTGCACGTGGTCCTTTCAACCCCTCTAACCAGATGCCTGTACCTCCTGGCTGGAACCAGTTGCCCTCTGGTGTTCTCCAACCACCACCTGTCCAGGGTCCTATGGGACCAGGTTGGAGAAAAGCCCCCCCACAGCCACAAATGGGGCAGCGTCAACCCTCTTTGGCATCGGTTCAGACGCCCAATCATCCACCACCACCATATCCATTTGGAAGCCAGCAGGCTGGCCAGGTTTTTAATACAATGACACCGCTTCAGatgcaacaacagcagcagcagcagacaGGGGCAAACCAGTTTGCAACCCCTCAGCCCAAAGGCCCTCAAGGAGCACCAGGTGTAGTTGTCTCAAGAGCACCTCCTCCTCTGCCTCCATCCTCTGCCACGCAAGGCAATCTTGCAGCTAAGTCCCCTGGTTCCTCGTCATCTCCTTTCCAACAGGGCTCACCTGGAACTCCTCCAATGATGGGACAGGGACAAGGGCAACTTGGTCCACGTCCCACAACCCCCCAGGGGTTCCCACAGGGTGTTGGATCTCCAGGTAGAGCTGTGATGGGCCAGCAAGGAAACCTTCAGCCAGGCTTTATGGGCATTCCACAACATGGACAGGTCCCTCAAGGTGGTATGGGAG gtATGCCCAAAAGAATGCCAATGGGGTTCCCAAATGCTCCTGTTAATCATAACTTTGCACAAGGACAGGTTACTACCACTGGAGCAG GTGTCCAGTCTTCAGCTTCAGCGCCAAACCACATGCAGTCAAATCCTCTTCAAGGTGCTGGAATGATCCAACACACTAGCATGCCAGCCCAACCCCCAGGCACCACCTCAGGTGGTAGTATGGGACAACCTCAGCAAGGTCTTCAGACTCAAATGATGGGTGTACCGCAGACCCAACATCAAACACAGGTTGTAGTTTCCTCACAAAGTCAAATGGTACAAAGCCAAACAGGGGGCCAGACTGTCCTGTCCAGGCCAGTGAATACCGGGCAACGAGGAATGACCCCTCCTAAGCAAATGATGCCACCACAGGGTCAAGGGATCATGCAAAACCAACACAGTGGAGGACAGGGACATCAGGCATTATTgcttcagcagcagcagcaacaacaacaacaacagcagcagcagcaacaacaacaacaacaacagcaacagcaacagcaacagcaacaacaacagcaacaacaacaacagcaaaatgCTATGATGGAACACATTGTAGCTAGTCAGATACAGAGTAATAAGCAGGCTTTTGGCCCAAAAGGTCAACCTGGGGTTATGCCAGGCCAGATGATGAGAGGTCCTTCACCCAACATTCAAAGTAATTTGCCACAGTTTCAATCTCAGATGGGCCAGCAACAGATGACTCCGCAACAGcatcagcaacaacaacaacaattggCTCAtttgcaacaacagcagcaattaCAGCAACAGCAGCTACAGCAACAACAATTACAACAGCAGCAACTACAACTGCAGCACCAACAGCCACAACAGTCACAAATGCAACAACAGCAGCTTCAGCAGCAACCCCAAATACAGCAGCAACCCCATCAGCAAATGGTACAACAACAGTCTCAACAAATTCCAATAAATGGCAACCCCAACCAAGCACTGGGAATTCATGGACCTCAAATGCGACTTCCAGGAAATCACCATTTAGTACAACAACAGCTTCAGCAAAAGCAACAGCAACAGCAGGTGATGCTGCAGCAGCAACAGGCTGGTCAGCAACATCAGCATCAACTTGGAGATAGTAGTGGAAATGCTGATATCGGCCAACAGATGGTTCCAGACCTGCAGAATCAGCAACAACAGCAGGGTATGTTGGGGGGTCCTCAACATTTACAGGTTGGCAATGGTCATTTTCCTGGTCATCCAATGTCCTTCAATCCTCAGTTTGCTGGTCAGATGCCAATAGGAGGCCCATGTGGGCAAGCAGGTGGATTTCCAGTAAACAAGGATGTGACATTAACCAGTCCCTTGTTAGTAAATCTTCTCCAAAGTGATATTTCTGCCAGCCAGTTTGGTCCTGGTGGGAAGCAAGGAACAGGTGGGGTTGCTGCTAACCAGGCTAAacctaaaaagaaaaaacctcCTCGTAAGAAAAAACCAAAAGCAGGAGAAGGACAACAGTCTGCTGATGGTCTGTG TAGTCTGGATTCAGTACCCCATGGAATGGAGGAAGTAGAGATGCAAGGGCTGGGTAGTGATCAAGGGACTGGCCTTGACTCTAACGCCAAACATTCTGAATTCGCAAATAGACCAG GTCTGCCTGGTCAGTCTGGAGATCAAAGGGTATTACAGCAAATGCCAATGCAGTTTATGCCcccgcaacagcagcaacaaatGCAGCAAatgcaacaacagcagcaaatgcaacagcagcagcagttacaacaacagcagcaacagatGCAACagatgcagcagcagcagatgcagcagcagcagatgcAACAACAGCATCAACAAATTCAACAGCAGCAAATGCAACAGCAGCAAATGCAGGGTATGCAGGGTCCTCAAGGTCAAGCTGGAACATCACAAGGAAACCATCATGTCCAGACCCAGATTCATTCACAACAGTCAATGCAGatgcagcaacaacaacagcagccaCCACAACACctccaacaacaacaactgcaGTCACAGccacaacagcaacaacaacagacacagcagcaacaacatcagcagcaacaacaacaaatgatGATGATGCTTAAAATGCAACAAGAAGCTAAGAATCGAATGCCACTACAGCAAGGTGGTCACATTCCTAAGGGTTTAGTCAATCCTAATGATCCATCTCAGAGAATGCCTGTATCACAGCCAGGCAACATGCCTGTAATGATTGATCTTCAAGGGCATGGAGGTGTTCCACCTTCTCCCGATAAAGCCAGAGGCATGCCACTCATGGTGAATCCATCTCTCGCTGGACCAGCGAGAAGGACACCCCTTTCAGAGGTTGGACAACCAACACCACCAGAGGAAACCCCTGGAAACCATAGCTTGCAGGATCGGGGACCCCTTGAAATTGGTCAACAGTCTGGAAATGGAAATCAACCAATGATTCCCAACCAAGGTCCTAATACTCATTTAATGAAATCTGTGCCTTTATCAGTGCCCCACCAGCCAGGAGCAAGTCCCCAACAGCAGTCTCAGCAAGTGGCAGCAATGGCTGGCTCACataatattcactttcccagtGCTCCTGCAACTTCCCAAAGTTCCCGCCCTAAAACCCCTAACCGAGCCAGTCCCCGACCATATCACCACCCTTTAACTCCAACCAACCGTCCACCTAGTACTGAACCCTCTGAAATAAATCTGTCCCCTGAGAGACTGAATGCCTCTATTGCTGGTCTTTTCCctccaaaaattaacattccTCTGCCACCGCGACAGCCAAACCTTAATCGAGGCTTTGATCAGCAAGGTCTTAACCCAACCACCCTTAAAGCAATTGGCCAGGCTCCACCAAGCTTAGCAACTCTTCCTGTCAACAATAATACCAGTGGCAACAATAATGGCCCACAGTCTTATCCATCAGGTGGTGGCATAGTAAGCTCAGgaggaaaacaagacaaacagACTGGTGTTGGGCAAGCTAAAAGGGCTAGTCCCAGTAATAGTCGACGATCCAGCcctgcttcaaataaaaaagCAGCCACTCCAAGCCCAGGAAGACAGAAGGGTGCCAAAACTTCACTGACATCACCTCCACATCATCAGCAGATCATGGTTAGTCCACAGAACATTATGGTTAGTCCCAACTCAGTGCTCCCAGCTACCTCTGCATCTTTGCCATCAGCAGGATCTGGAGAATCACAACAGAGTTTAAATTCTGTGCAAACCCTACCAGGCAGTGCTGATACAGTTAGAGATGGCCATGTACTGGCTACACAACCAGAGCAGCATCAGCCAGTTCAGTTAAGAGAGCAGTCTGCACCTAAAATGGCAAGCCCTCGGGTGCCATCTCAGGAACCCAAACGGCAAGACCCTAACAATTTGGTTGAACAGCGTGCTGAAGATAAACAACAACCTCGGACAACACCACAACATGACCTTGGCTCTGCTGCATCACCAGCATTTAGAGATGCTCCAACATCTCTGAATCAACTATTGGACAATACAGGTACCCCATCTTTGTCAATGAAATCTCAAAATATTCCTCAAGTGGGTGGAGAGCCTGTGCAGAAATTGAGCCCTCATGCGCCACTAGCTCAGGAGAACCAATCCAATCCTGTTGTCTCACAGAgcacaaatattggcacctcATTGTCTACAAGTGAATCTGATCAAAAACCTAAATCTGCTTCAGTATCAAGTCCAAATTTTGTTCCCAGTAGCAATGCAAACCTGCAGTCTGTCAGTGCTGTATCAAGTGTTAGTTCAAACCAAGCTGTGCTGTTAAGCCTCACTTCAATTCCCAACCCTTCAGTAAGTACGAATCACAATCTAATACCCATCTCAAATGCATCTCAAACTGTCTTGCAAAGGCCTATCTCATCAGCAGCAACTCCACAAAACCAGATCACAGTCTTTGTAACCTCCAATCCCATTAGCTCTGCTACCAACACTGCTTCTGTAGTTCCTCCAGCTATTGTTTCCAAGGTACTGGCAGTTCCCAATAAAAACATAAGATCTCCAGATGTTCGTCAACAAAATCCTACTCAAACACGTCCACAGTTCATCACTGGACCtgtgtattcaatatttcaagCTACGTCTGTACCATCAAGCACTAATGTAATGTCTCAGCCTGTCACAATGGTTGGTCCCATAGTCTCTGCCAATATCCAGCTTACTCCTACCTCAGTGTCAACTACATCACACTCTGCACCAGCGTCAACACCTATTCCGACAAACACAACTGCCGTCAGCATAGCTGCTACTCAGCAGAGCCGCACTGTCATTGGGCAGCTTCAAGTTCAAGTACCTGCAAGCCAGGCATCCCCTGTTAGTGTAGTACCACCATCTCAACAGCCAAGTCCTGGAGTTCCAAAACAGGAGAGTGTCTCTGATGCTAGTGGCTCAAAACCTAGTCCTGTTGGGCAGTCATCCTTACATTCTGGCATTTCCTCACCCTTTCAACAGCGTTTAGCCTCTCCACCTGCTTGCTCTAGCCCAGGGGCTACAGCTGTTGCTCGCAGAAGTCCCCTGTCTTCAACAACAATGTTAGCCAAAAACAGTTCAGTCCAGACTGTTGTAAGCAAAAATACTATTCTCACCATCTCTTCAAGCAGTGACAATGATAAAAAAGAGCGAACCCCTGTCACTCAGATAGGAAAAACTACGGATGTTGCCACAACTCATGCTTCTTGTGTGGTTACATCCGAAACGGTATCTGCACTCCAGCCTTCTGCTCCAGTGACTGTTCCAGCTGCTCAAATAGCTCAGCAGTCTCCACTTCCTCCAAAAGTGTCTTCTCCTGAACCTGTGCCCTCTCATTCTCCAGTCCTTACTTCTACACCAACGTCTAATATGCCCCCCCCAACCTCTACATCTGGAATGCTTCACCTGTCTAGTCCTGTTACTAATTCTTCGCCACCCTCTAGTTCGCCTGCAATTTCAGTTGCTgcatctgctgctgctgctccaGGACCTTCCACTACAACATCTGGCTCCTCCACAGCAACATCCCCACAACTCTCTGGGGAACATCAGCCTTCTTCACTGGTGGAGACTAGTGTACCTGACTCCGCTGAAACAAAAGAAGCAATTGTTGATGCTTCTAGCATCTCAG CTCATCCTGAAGCTGCACAAGAAGACCAAGCTTCATGTGACCAAGCTg GACAAGGGGTTACCACTGCAGCAGAACAAGG ATGGGCAAAGAAAAGAAAGACGCCCGTCAACTTAGCCCCAAG GGATACAAGAGCCACCACTGAGAAAGCAAAAGGTCCCAGTCGACGAAGCTCACGAACAGACAAGGAGCCTGAGGAGGAAGCATCCGACAATGGGCAGAGAAAAAGAGCTGCTAGGCCCGGGTCAGCCTCATCTAACATAGGAAAAG